A portion of the Oscillospiraceae bacterium genome contains these proteins:
- the mfd gene encoding transcription-repair coupling factor: MYEALLKATQEYQKIAASFAKPGPAALFGLPPAGRALLYAALQKDLGRVLCIVTPGEAEATHFADDLKALGLAAAVFPPRDFMLRPVEGAGREYEYRRLSVLGALAGGRLQAVCVPAEALLQYTVPRDEFLKNTLTLKPGMVYNREALVARLFAAGYVRRSQVDGPGQFSVRGDIVDIYAPDMRQPARVEYWDDEIDSMASFDLLTQRRDGALEKIYLSPAREVLFGSTEETAEALRAAVKKARGKHRTALEKATEADLSQLDSGLMPEAMDKYYGIRYPEPATLLDHLDAPLFILDEVGGIRDAQKATEFRRSEELTGLLEEGVLCPGLDVLYQTMDDLVIAAQKQSTLLCENFLRGMNEFKLKDLINAEAFAAPNWNGDLASLREDLDPLLAQGYAITLFSGTPKGAAALTRDLADKGYSVSMSRDVRPAKGIVQVLPGHLTAGCTFPFAHAAVLSSRRHGLDEETAAETKKRKKNKNALSSLSDIKPGDYVVHQSHGIGMYAGIQRLEVQGAIKDYLKVQYSGSDVLYVPVTQLDLLSRYTAPGDEEKVKLAKLGGAEWQRTRAKVKKATEEMAQELIELYARRRQATGYAFPPDGDWQRDFETRFDYDETDDQLNATAEIKQDMEKGYPMDRLLCGDVGVGKTEVALRAAFKCVMGGKQCAILAPTTLLAWQHYNTILSRMEAFPVKVEMMSRFRTAKQQKETLRGLQSGSVDIVVGTHRLLSKDVKFHDLGLVIIDEEQRFGVKHKEKLKENFIGVDMLTLSATPIPRTLNMAMSGIRDLSTIEQPPIERQPVETFVLEYNDVILAEAMKKELARGGQVYYLHNRVDNIEACAAHVSQMVPGARVGIAHGKMTEEELNPVWQHLLNGEIDILVCTTLIETGIDVRNCNTLIIEDADRMGLAQLYQIRGRVGRSGRKAYAYFTFRRDKTLTDIAQKRLSAIREFTAFGSGFRIAMRDLQIRGAGSLLGHSQHGHMEAVGYDLYVKMLGQAIARAKGEPVQRDKSECLVDLRVDAYIPEKYIADGPGRIEAYKRIAAIQTPEDAADVLDELIDRYGDPPPSVSDLVNVSLVRVQATAVGVYEVTQKKDTIVLNLEHLDVPMIRGLLVAFNGRVTAGAGSKPYLSVTLHPDEKPLELLQSILKAMAEILNGKDKPQESK; encoded by the coding sequence ATGTACGAAGCCCTGTTGAAAGCGACCCAGGAATACCAGAAGATCGCGGCCAGCTTTGCAAAGCCCGGCCCGGCAGCGCTGTTCGGTCTGCCCCCGGCAGGCCGGGCCCTGCTGTATGCCGCTTTGCAGAAGGATCTGGGCCGGGTGCTCTGCATCGTGACCCCGGGCGAAGCCGAGGCCACCCACTTTGCGGATGACCTCAAGGCGCTGGGCCTTGCCGCGGCGGTGTTCCCGCCCCGGGACTTCATGCTGCGCCCGGTGGAGGGTGCCGGGCGTGAATACGAGTATCGCCGCCTTTCGGTGCTGGGTGCATTGGCGGGCGGGCGGCTGCAGGCTGTCTGTGTCCCTGCCGAAGCCCTGTTGCAGTACACGGTGCCCCGCGATGAATTCCTGAAAAACACCCTCACCCTCAAGCCCGGCATGGTGTACAACCGCGAAGCGCTGGTGGCCCGGCTGTTTGCCGCCGGGTATGTGCGCCGCAGTCAGGTGGACGGCCCCGGCCAGTTCAGCGTGCGCGGCGATATCGTGGACATCTATGCCCCGGATATGCGCCAGCCTGCCCGTGTGGAATACTGGGACGATGAGATCGACTCCATGGCCTCCTTTGACCTGCTGACCCAGCGGCGGGACGGCGCACTGGAAAAGATCTACCTTTCCCCTGCCCGCGAAGTGCTGTTCGGCAGCACCGAAGAGACTGCCGAGGCCCTGCGTGCCGCTGTGAAAAAGGCCCGCGGCAAACACCGCACCGCGCTGGAAAAGGCCACCGAAGCCGACCTGTCCCAGCTGGACTCCGGCCTGATGCCGGAAGCCATGGACAAGTATTACGGCATCCGCTACCCGGAACCGGCCACCCTGCTGGATCATCTGGACGCGCCCCTGTTCATTCTGGACGAGGTGGGCGGCATCCGCGATGCCCAGAAGGCCACCGAGTTCCGCCGCAGCGAGGAGCTGACCGGCCTGCTGGAAGAGGGCGTGCTCTGCCCCGGGCTGGATGTGCTGTACCAGACCATGGACGATCTGGTCATCGCCGCCCAGAAGCAGAGCACCCTGCTGTGCGAGAACTTCCTGCGCGGCATGAACGAGTTCAAACTGAAAGACCTCATCAATGCCGAGGCCTTTGCGGCCCCCAATTGGAACGGCGACCTGGCCTCCCTGCGGGAGGACCTGGACCCGCTCCTTGCACAGGGGTATGCCATTACCCTGTTTTCCGGCACCCCCAAGGGTGCCGCTGCCCTCACCCGTGACCTGGCCGACAAGGGCTACTCGGTGAGCATGAGCCGGGATGTGCGCCCCGCCAAGGGCATCGTACAGGTGCTGCCGGGCCATCTGACCGCCGGGTGCACCTTCCCGTTTGCTCACGCGGCCGTGCTCTCGTCCCGCCGCCACGGTCTGGACGAAGAGACCGCCGCCGAGACCAAAAAGCGCAAAAAGAATAAGAACGCCCTGTCCAGCCTTTCCGATATCAAGCCCGGCGACTATGTGGTGCACCAGAGCCACGGCATCGGCATGTATGCGGGCATCCAGCGGCTGGAAGTGCAGGGTGCCATCAAGGATTACCTCAAGGTGCAGTATTCCGGCTCGGACGTGCTGTATGTGCCCGTCACCCAGCTGGACCTGCTGAGCCGCTACACCGCCCCCGGCGACGAAGAAAAGGTCAAGCTGGCCAAGCTGGGCGGTGCCGAGTGGCAGCGCACCCGTGCCAAGGTCAAAAAGGCCACCGAGGAGATGGCGCAGGAGCTCATCGAGCTGTATGCCCGCCGTCGGCAGGCCACCGGCTACGCCTTCCCGCCCGACGGCGACTGGCAGCGGGACTTTGAGACCCGTTTCGACTACGACGAGACCGACGATCAGCTCAACGCCACCGCCGAGATCAAACAGGACATGGAAAAGGGGTACCCCATGGACCGGCTGCTCTGCGGCGACGTGGGCGTGGGCAAGACCGAAGTAGCCCTGCGGGCCGCCTTCAAGTGCGTGATGGGCGGTAAGCAGTGCGCCATTCTGGCCCCCACCACCCTGCTGGCCTGGCAGCATTACAACACCATCCTTTCCCGCATGGAGGCCTTCCCTGTGAAGGTGGAGATGATGTCCCGCTTCCGCACCGCCAAGCAGCAGAAGGAGACCCTGCGGGGCCTGCAGTCCGGCAGCGTGGATATCGTGGTGGGCACCCACCGGCTGCTGTCCAAGGACGTGAAGTTCCACGACCTGGGCCTTGTGATCATCGACGAGGAACAGCGCTTCGGCGTCAAGCACAAGGAAAAGCTCAAGGAGAACTTCATCGGGGTGGACATGCTCACCCTGTCGGCCACCCCCATCCCCCGCACCCTGAACATGGCCATGAGCGGCATCCGGGACCTTTCCACCATCGAGCAGCCGCCCATTGAGCGCCAGCCCGTGGAGACCTTTGTGCTGGAGTACAACGACGTGATCCTGGCCGAGGCCATGAAAAAGGAGCTGGCCCGCGGCGGGCAGGTGTATTACCTGCACAACCGGGTGGACAACATCGAGGCCTGTGCCGCCCATGTGAGCCAGATGGTGCCCGGTGCCCGGGTGGGCATTGCCCACGGCAAGATGACCGAGGAGGAGCTGAACCCGGTGTGGCAGCACCTGCTCAACGGCGAGATCGACATTCTGGTGTGCACCACCCTGATCGAGACCGGCATCGACGTGCGCAACTGCAATACCCTCATCATTGAGGACGCCGACCGCATGGGTCTGGCTCAGCTGTACCAGATCCGGGGTCGGGTGGGCCGCAGCGGCCGCAAGGCCTACGCCTACTTCACCTTCCGGCGGGACAAGACCCTGACAGACATTGCCCAGAAGCGGCTGTCGGCCATCCGGGAGTTCACGGCCTTTGGTTCCGGCTTCCGCATCGCCATGCGCGATCTGCAGATCCGCGGTGCCGGCAGCCTGCTGGGCCACAGCCAGCACGGCCACATGGAGGCTGTAGGCTACGACCTCTACGTCAAGATGCTGGGGCAGGCCATCGCCCGCGCCAAAGGCGAGCCGGTGCAGCGCGACAAGAGCGAATGCCTGGTGGACCTGCGGGTGGACGCCTACATCCCGGAGAAATACATCGCCGACGGGCCGGGCCGCATCGAAGCCTACAAGCGCATTGCCGCCATCCAGACCCCGGAGGACGCCGCCGACGTACTGGACGAGCTCATCGACCGCTACGGTGACCCGCCGCCCTCGGTGAGCGACCTGGTGAACGTTTCGCTGGTGCGGGTGCAGGCCACCGCCGTGGGCGTGTACGAGGTGACCCAGAAGAAGGACACCATCGTGCTGAATCTGGAACACCTGGATGTGCCCATGATCCGGGGTCTGCTGGTGGCCTTCAACGGCCGCGTCACCGCCGGGGCAGGCTCAAAGCCTTACCTTTCGGTCACCCTGCACCCCGACGAAAAGCCGCTGGAACTGCTGCAGAGCATCCTCAAGGCGATGGCGGAAATCCTGAATGGCAAGGACAAACCGCAGGAAAGCAAGTAA
- a CDS encoding citrate/2-methylcitrate synthase, protein MDYLQNVMGYFDQQQPLCAQHDKISKDLYQEYGVKAGLRDENGKGVLAGLTNISDIRAFEYVDGVKRPAHGQLLYRGYDVKDLINGSRGGRFAFEEAGYLLLFGELPTPEKLEEFCRVLGECRTMPTNFTRDVIMKAPSHDIMNSMARSVLTLASYDPKASDLSIPNVLRQSIQLASIFPMLAVYAYHAYDHYEKDGSMYIHRPDPQLSTAENFLRMLRPDMQYTPLEARVLDVALLLHAEHGGGNNSTFTTRVVTSSGTDTYSAMAAALCSLKGPRHGGANLMVMQMMQNIRENLHDQEDEEELETYLKKLLHGEAFDHKGLIYGMGHAVYSLSDPREVVFKGYVEQLAHEKGRDKDLALYAKIERMAPQLIAEERKIFKGVSPNVDFYSGFVYDMLGIPMELYTPLFAVARIMGWSAHRIEELLSANKIIRPAYKSLGGTHDYIPRDAR, encoded by the coding sequence ATGGACTACCTGCAGAACGTGATGGGATATTTTGACCAGCAGCAGCCGCTGTGTGCACAGCATGATAAGATCAGCAAGGATCTGTATCAGGAATATGGCGTCAAGGCCGGCCTGCGTGACGAGAACGGAAAGGGCGTGCTGGCGGGCCTGACCAACATTTCGGACATCCGCGCCTTTGAGTATGTGGACGGCGTCAAGCGCCCGGCCCACGGTCAGCTGCTCTACCGCGGCTACGACGTCAAGGACCTGATCAACGGCAGCCGCGGCGGCCGCTTTGCCTTTGAAGAGGCGGGCTATCTGCTGCTGTTCGGTGAGCTGCCCACCCCGGAAAAGCTGGAAGAATTCTGCCGGGTGCTGGGCGAGTGCCGTACCATGCCCACCAATTTTACCCGTGACGTGATCATGAAGGCCCCCAGCCACGACATCATGAATTCCATGGCCCGCAGCGTGCTGACCCTGGCCTCCTACGACCCCAAGGCATCGGATTTGTCCATTCCCAACGTGCTGCGCCAGAGCATCCAGCTGGCCAGCATCTTCCCCATGCTGGCCGTGTATGCCTACCACGCCTACGACCACTACGAGAAGGACGGCAGCATGTACATCCATCGGCCCGACCCGCAGCTGTCTACCGCCGAGAATTTCCTGCGGATGCTGCGGCCGGACATGCAGTACACCCCGCTGGAAGCCCGCGTGCTGGATGTGGCACTGCTGCTGCACGCCGAGCATGGCGGCGGCAACAACTCCACCTTTACCACCCGCGTGGTCACCTCCTCCGGCACCGATACCTACTCGGCCATGGCGGCGGCGCTGTGCTCCCTCAAGGGCCCGCGCCACGGCGGTGCCAACCTGATGGTGATGCAGATGATGCAGAACATCCGCGAGAATCTGCACGACCAGGAGGACGAAGAGGAGCTGGAAACCTACCTGAAAAAACTGCTGCACGGCGAAGCCTTTGACCACAAGGGCCTGATCTACGGCATGGGCCACGCGGTCTACTCCCTCAGCGACCCCCGTGAGGTGGTGTTCAAGGGCTATGTGGAGCAGCTGGCCCACGAGAAGGGCCGGGACAAGGACCTGGCCCTGTACGCCAAGATCGAGCGCATGGCCCCGCAGCTCATCGCCGAAGAACGGAAGATCTTCAAGGGCGTCAGCCCCAACGTGGATTTCTACAGCGGCTTTGTGTACGATATGCTGGGCATCCCCATGGAGCTGTACACCCCGCTGTTTGCCGTGGCCCGCATCATGGGCTGGAGTGCCCACCGCATCGAAGAGCTGCTCAGCGCCAACAAGATCATCCGTCCGGCCTACAAGAGCCTGGGCGGCACCCACGACTACATCCCGCGGGATGCACGATAA
- the tatC gene encoding twin-arginine translocase subunit TatC: MATNMKRKKKAEVMEDDGSMTLTGHLKELRNRLIICAVVFVVGVVVSLAYADRLIDLLTAMGRDYYQFVSIAPQEKLMQYFRVSILAGVVVTVPVAFYHIYAFAKPGLKKSESFFFKMVMLLGLALFCVGVLFAYKLMMPFMLRFLSTGIEGAEYIQTTTSIESYVNLCLTMFIIFGCVFEMPLITIILSKMGIINPTLLKQVRGVAIVIIFFIAAVVTPPDIVSQCMVAGPMVLLYFISIFLSGIFYKPKSDDDDEDDEEEDDE; this comes from the coding sequence GTGGCTACGAACATGAAGCGCAAAAAGAAAGCCGAGGTCATGGAAGATGACGGCAGCATGACGCTGACCGGCCATCTGAAGGAACTGCGGAACCGGCTCATCATCTGCGCAGTGGTGTTTGTGGTGGGTGTTGTGGTCTCGCTGGCTTATGCAGACCGCCTGATCGACCTGCTCACTGCCATGGGCCGCGATTACTATCAGTTCGTGTCCATTGCACCGCAGGAAAAGCTGATGCAGTACTTCCGCGTGTCCATTCTGGCTGGCGTGGTGGTCACGGTGCCGGTGGCATTCTACCACATCTACGCCTTTGCAAAGCCGGGCCTGAAAAAGAGCGAGAGCTTTTTCTTCAAGATGGTCATGCTGCTGGGCCTGGCATTGTTCTGCGTGGGCGTGCTGTTTGCTTACAAGCTCATGATGCCCTTTATGCTGCGGTTCCTCAGCACGGGCATCGAGGGCGCTGAGTACATCCAGACCACCACCAGCATTGAGAGCTACGTCAACCTCTGCCTGACGATGTTCATCATCTTCGGCTGTGTGTTTGAAATGCCCCTGATCACGATCATCCTGTCCAAGATGGGCATCATCAACCCCACGCTCCTCAAGCAGGTGCGCGGTGTGGCCATCGTGATCATCTTCTTCATCGCGGCTGTTGTCACCCCGCCGGACATCGTGTCCCAGTGCATGGTGGCAGGCCCCATGGTGCTGCTGTACTTCATCAGCATCTTCCTGAGCGGCATCTTCTACAAGCCGAAGTCGGACGATGACGATGAGGACGACGAAGAAGAGGACGACGAATAA
- a CDS encoding twin-arginine translocase TatA/TatE family subunit: MKIGFWELVVIVIVAFVFIGPDQLPVYAKKIGKMLRELKKYTGAASEEIQKNVVEPLNEIQAPLKEAVAPLTDIKKDIDNSVKDVTKGFAGIGKTSKEEAAKKAAEEEVTDLTAEEPVEELPEENAAPAAEPAAEKAEAPAEEKPETAPVQEETAPAPAPEAPAAEAAPEAAEAAPAEETTV, encoded by the coding sequence ATGAAAATTGGTTTTTGGGAACTCGTCGTGATCGTCATCGTGGCGTTCGTGTTCATCGGCCCGGATCAGCTGCCCGTCTACGCAAAGAAGATCGGCAAGATGTTGCGTGAGCTGAAGAAGTACACCGGCGCTGCATCCGAGGAGATCCAGAAGAACGTGGTGGAGCCGCTGAACGAGATCCAGGCTCCCCTCAAGGAGGCCGTTGCTCCGCTGACCGATATCAAGAAGGACATCGACAACAGCGTGAAGGACGTGACCAAGGGCTTTGCCGGCATCGGCAAGACCAGCAAGGAAGAGGCCGCCAAGAAGGCTGCGGAGGAAGAGGTCACCGACCTGACCGCCGAGGAGCCGGTGGAGGAGCTGCCGGAAGAGAATGCAGCCCCCGCCGCCGAGCCTGCCGCCGAAAAGGCTGAGGCCCCGGCCGAAGAGAAGCCCGAGACTGCCCCTGTGCAGGAAGAAACCGCCCCCGCCCCCGCACCCGAAGCTCCGGCTGCGGAAGCGGCCCCGGAAGCTGCCGAGGCAGCCCCGGCAGAGGAAACCACCGTTTAA
- a CDS encoding MarR family winged helix-turn-helix transcriptional regulator translates to MKQEAMQKHPEEWFFLHNFDVDRVFSTIRRTDYLVLFYIKMRQESHPDEKLYLADLAAEMGVKVTELSKGIEKLQDQGYVRWLTDREAGRTYVELTSKAVELMAEERDFMKRCYARLRTELGDEELRRTVDTLQHMRDILKDERERGA, encoded by the coding sequence ATGAAACAGGAAGCCATGCAGAAGCACCCGGAAGAGTGGTTCTTCTTGCACAATTTTGACGTGGACCGGGTGTTCAGCACCATCCGGCGCACGGATTATCTGGTGCTGTTCTACATCAAGATGCGGCAGGAGAGCCACCCGGACGAGAAACTCTATCTGGCTGATCTTGCCGCCGAGATGGGCGTGAAGGTGACCGAGCTGTCCAAGGGCATCGAGAAGCTGCAGGACCAGGGCTATGTGCGCTGGCTCACCGACCGGGAGGCCGGCCGCACCTATGTGGAGCTGACCAGCAAGGCTGTGGAGCTGATGGCCGAGGAACGCGATTTCATGAAGCGCTGCTATGCCCGCCTGCGCACCGAGCTGGGGGACGAAGAGCTGCGCCGCACCGTGGACACCCTGCAGCACATGCGGGATATCCTGAAGGACGAGCGGGAGCGCGGCGCGTAA
- a CDS encoding twin-arginine translocase TatA/TatE family subunit gives MRIGTNELLIILAVALLIFGPKNLPKLGKMFGKTISGFKKGMEEPEDSDDSEEKAEKKAAKKDEDEE, from the coding sequence ATGCGTATTGGTACCAACGAACTGCTGATCATCCTGGCTGTTGCACTGCTGATCTTTGGACCCAAGAACCTGCCGAAGCTGGGCAAGATGTTCGGCAAGACCATCAGCGGCTTCAAGAAGGGCATGGAGGAGCCGGAGGATTCCGACGATTCCGAGGAGAAGGCCGAGAAGAAGGCCGCTAAGAAGGACGAAGACGAGGAGTAA
- the pth gene encoding aminoacyl-tRNA hydrolase, translating to MNTNDIWLIAGLGNPEAKYDGTRHNAGFAALDYLSGKWGISVSKTKFQGLWGQGEVDGHKVVLLKPLTYMNLSGDSIAPLAGFFKIPADHVIVLCDDITQNPGKLRIRPSGSAGGHNGLKSIIARLGGDGFPRIRIGVGAKPRPDYDLADWVLGKFPAEDAKALADRCPDIEAAAKLIMDGKLGLAQSKYNG from the coding sequence ATGAACACAAACGATATCTGGCTGATCGCCGGTCTGGGCAACCCCGAGGCCAAATACGACGGCACACGCCACAACGCGGGCTTTGCCGCGCTGGACTACCTGTCCGGCAAATGGGGCATCAGCGTGAGCAAGACCAAATTCCAGGGCCTGTGGGGCCAGGGTGAAGTGGACGGCCACAAGGTGGTGCTGCTCAAGCCCCTGACCTACATGAACCTTTCCGGCGATTCCATCGCGCCGCTGGCGGGCTTTTTCAAGATCCCGGCCGACCATGTCATCGTCCTGTGCGACGACATCACCCAGAACCCCGGCAAGCTGCGCATCCGGCCTTCCGGCTCGGCAGGCGGCCACAACGGCCTGAAGAGCATCATCGCCCGGCTGGGAGGCGACGGCTTCCCCCGCATCCGCATCGGTGTGGGAGCCAAGCCCCGCCCGGACTACGACCTGGCGGATTGGGTGCTGGGCAAATTTCCGGCCGAGGACGCCAAGGCTCTGGCGGACCGCTGCCCGGACATCGAAGCTGCCGCCAAGCTCATCATGGACGGCAAGCTGGGGCTGGCGCAGAGCAAGTATAACGGGTAA
- a CDS encoding glycoside hydrolase family 2, whose protein sequence is MHPLAEYPRPAMRRDSCEILNGPWQYAITQTAEYPAAWQGSILVPYSPEAPASGVNRTLQPGQWLHYHRLFAPPAGEGGRVLLHFGAVDYACAVQVNGHLAGGHRGGYWPFTLDITDLLNGTGRNSLWVAVQDPTGHGTQARGKQTLKPGGMFYPAQSGIWQTVWLERVPDNYIQTLTVTPDYDARTVTVRVHTAKPGGAVNLWAMVRAGGVTIAEDWGSDEADQDGEVTLNIPEEHFFPWSPDTPFLYDLTVGTNQGEEAEFDTVHSYFALRKWSCAPDAHGVLRFCLNDKPILLNGLLDQGYWPEGLYTPPSDAAVERELSEVKALGFNLLRKHAKIEPQRWYYHCDRLGLIVWQDIVNGGSAYNLWFVTYLTNVLQPLLRRFPDGKAAYSLLSRAKPASREEYAHELADTVQALRCHPCIACWVPFNEGWGQFDAGKAVQALRALDGTRLVDEASGWFDQGGGDVHSLHNYFYPLRIRPQKRTVALSEYGGIAWPMPGHEPPHKTYGYGTAKDRQELTARYKKLQLKTVLPQLEKGLSALVYTQLTDVEDEVNGLFTYDRAAVKPDANAVRSVNAALAAEFARVTNPAKK, encoded by the coding sequence ATGCATCCTCTTGCAGAATATCCCCGTCCGGCCATGCGCCGGGACAGCTGTGAGATCCTGAACGGGCCGTGGCAGTATGCCATCACCCAGACGGCCGAATACCCTGCGGCCTGGCAGGGCAGCATTCTGGTGCCCTATTCGCCGGAGGCCCCGGCCTCCGGCGTGAACCGCACCCTGCAGCCGGGGCAGTGGCTGCACTACCACCGCCTGTTCGCCCCGCCGGCGGGGGAGGGCGGCCGGGTGCTGCTGCACTTCGGGGCCGTGGATTATGCCTGCGCCGTGCAGGTCAATGGGCATCTGGCAGGCGGTCACCGGGGCGGCTACTGGCCCTTCACACTGGACATTACCGACCTGCTCAACGGCACCGGCCGTAACAGCCTGTGGGTGGCCGTGCAGGACCCCACCGGCCACGGCACCCAGGCCCGGGGCAAACAGACGTTGAAACCCGGCGGGATGTTCTACCCGGCCCAGAGCGGCATCTGGCAGACCGTCTGGCTGGAGCGGGTGCCGGACAACTATATCCAGACCCTGACCGTCACCCCGGACTACGACGCCCGCACGGTGACGGTGCGGGTGCACACGGCAAAGCCCGGCGGTGCGGTCAACCTGTGGGCCATGGTGCGGGCCGGGGGCGTGACCATCGCCGAGGACTGGGGCAGCGACGAGGCCGACCAGGACGGCGAAGTGACCCTGAACATCCCGGAAGAGCATTTCTTCCCATGGAGCCCGGACACGCCCTTCCTCTATGACCTGACGGTGGGCACCAACCAGGGGGAGGAAGCCGAGTTCGACACGGTGCACAGTTACTTTGCCCTGCGCAAGTGGAGCTGTGCACCGGACGCCCACGGGGTGCTGCGCTTCTGCCTGAACGACAAGCCCATCCTGCTCAACGGCCTGCTGGATCAGGGCTACTGGCCGGAGGGCCTGTATACGCCGCCCTCGGACGCAGCCGTGGAGCGGGAGCTCAGCGAGGTGAAAGCGCTGGGCTTCAACCTGCTGCGCAAGCACGCCAAGATCGAGCCGCAGCGCTGGTATTACCACTGCGACCGTCTGGGCCTGATCGTCTGGCAGGACATCGTCAACGGCGGCAGCGCCTATAATTTGTGGTTCGTCACCTACCTGACCAATGTGCTGCAGCCGTTGCTGCGCCGCTTCCCGGACGGGAAGGCTGCCTACAGCCTGCTGAGCCGGGCAAAACCGGCCAGCCGGGAGGAATATGCCCACGAACTGGCCGACACGGTACAGGCGCTGCGGTGCCACCCCTGCATTGCCTGCTGGGTGCCCTTCAACGAAGGGTGGGGGCAGTTCGATGCCGGAAAAGCTGTGCAGGCCCTCCGGGCGCTGGACGGCACCCGTCTGGTGGACGAGGCCAGCGGCTGGTTCGACCAGGGCGGGGGCGATGTGCACTCCCTGCACAATTATTTCTATCCGCTGCGCATCCGCCCGCAGAAGCGCACGGTGGCCCTCAGCGAATACGGCGGCATTGCCTGGCCCATGCCCGGCCACGAGCCGCCCCACAAGACCTACGGCTACGGCACGGCCAAAGACCGGCAGGAGCTGACTGCCCGCTACAAGAAGCTGCAGCTGAAAACTGTGCTGCCCCAGCTGGAAAAAGGCCTTTCGGCGCTGGTGTACACCCAGCTCACCGATGTGGAGGACGAGGTGAATGGGCTGTTCACCTACGACCGTGCCGCCGTCAAGCCGGACGCCAACGCGGTGCGCTCGGTGAATGCGGCACTGGCCGCCGAGTTTGCAAGAGTGACAAATCCCGCGAAAAAATGA
- a CDS encoding foldase produces MKKKLLALVCALVMIFSLASCGLSTPDTVGKVGDFEVSSGLYLLAQFSAYQQAAQLAGKDQDTTDVKAFLKETITTDADSGETAVVQDYVADKTLETLRTFAAIDARFADLGGDLTAEQTQVADNYAQQLMDQYGSTYTANGIGLETLKAFERIQLKHTLLLTLVYGPDGESPVDDSDLTEHLDSQMYELAYVNIPLYNTSTFVFASDDQKAQMLQLAQAAAASCSETQDGSVSEQVSALHSAASAALPDIYAVLDSTPAEDAASVQTELLTESDLTGAFTQDGAADAVRGLVYGEAAAVQYNAASIILMMRIDPLQVSTLDALRTQILSDMKGDELEDALTAYGSTLENNLSTSAMNKMPASKIVNPSSSSNS; encoded by the coding sequence ATGAAAAAGAAACTGCTTGCGCTGGTATGCGCACTCGTCATGATCTTCAGTCTGGCAAGCTGCGGCCTGTCCACCCCGGACACCGTGGGCAAGGTCGGCGACTTTGAAGTGTCCTCCGGCCTGTATCTGCTGGCCCAGTTCAGCGCCTACCAGCAGGCTGCCCAGCTGGCCGGCAAGGACCAGGACACCACTGACGTGAAGGCCTTCCTGAAGGAGACCATCACCACCGATGCCGACAGCGGCGAGACCGCCGTGGTCCAGGACTATGTGGCCGACAAGACGCTGGAGACCCTGCGCACCTTTGCCGCCATCGACGCCCGCTTTGCCGATCTGGGTGGGGATCTGACCGCCGAACAGACCCAGGTGGCCGACAACTACGCCCAGCAGCTGATGGACCAGTACGGCAGCACCTACACCGCCAACGGCATCGGCCTGGAGACCCTCAAGGCCTTTGAGCGCATCCAGCTCAAGCACACCCTGCTGCTGACGCTGGTGTACGGTCCGGACGGCGAAAGCCCCGTGGACGACAGCGACCTGACCGAGCATCTGGACAGCCAGATGTACGAGCTGGCCTATGTGAACATCCCGCTGTACAACACCAGCACCTTTGTGTTCGCCTCCGATGACCAGAAGGCCCAGATGCTGCAGCTGGCACAGGCGGCCGCCGCAAGCTGCAGTGAAACGCAGGACGGCTCGGTGTCCGAGCAGGTCAGCGCCCTGCATTCTGCCGCTTCTGCCGCCCTGCCGGACATCTACGCCGTGCTGGACTCCACCCCCGCCGAGGATGCTGCCAGCGTGCAGACCGAACTGCTGACCGAAAGCGACCTGACCGGTGCCTTTACCCAGGACGGTGCCGCCGACGCCGTGCGCGGCCTTGTGTACGGCGAGGCCGCTGCCGTGCAGTACAATGCCGCTTCCATCATCCTGATGATGCGCATTGACCCGCTGCAGGTGTCCACGCTGGACGCCCTGCGCACCCAGATCCTGAGCGACATGAAGGGCGACGAGCTGGAAGATGCCCTCACCGCCTACGGCAGCACGCTGGAGAATAACCTCAGCACCTCTGCCATGAACAAGATGCCCGCCAGCAAGATCGTGAACCCGTCCTCTTCCAGCAACAGCTGA